The following are encoded in a window of Bradyrhizobium sp. WBOS07 genomic DNA:
- the eda gene encoding bifunctional 4-hydroxy-2-oxoglutarate aldolase/2-dehydro-3-deoxy-phosphogluconate aldolase, whose protein sequence is MPTTAQQNHLVALFRDATVIPVLTIERIQDAVPLARALVAGGIRTLEVTLRTSVAIEAARAMMAEVPEAVVGIGTILNPADFTRVEKLGVAFGISPGLTPDLLEVATHSSLPFAPGIATASELMMALAHGFDVAKFFPAEQAGGIKGLRALAGPFPNVRFCPTGGIGEANAASWLAEPNVVAVGGSWLCPTAEIRAGNWAGITAICQRTLKALKAA, encoded by the coding sequence ATGCCCACGACTGCCCAACAGAACCACCTCGTCGCGCTGTTCAGGGACGCGACCGTCATTCCCGTCCTCACCATCGAGCGCATCCAGGACGCCGTGCCGCTGGCGCGCGCGCTGGTCGCCGGCGGAATCCGCACGCTGGAGGTGACCCTGCGCACATCAGTTGCGATCGAGGCGGCGCGGGCGATGATGGCCGAAGTGCCCGAGGCTGTCGTCGGCATCGGTACGATCCTCAATCCGGCCGATTTTACCCGTGTCGAGAAGCTCGGCGTTGCCTTCGGCATCAGCCCGGGCCTGACCCCCGATCTCCTCGAGGTCGCGACCCACAGCTCCCTGCCGTTCGCGCCGGGCATTGCCACAGCGTCCGAGCTGATGATGGCGTTGGCACACGGCTTCGACGTCGCAAAATTCTTCCCGGCCGAGCAGGCCGGCGGCATCAAGGGCCTGCGCGCGCTCGCCGGTCCGTTCCCGAACGTGCGGTTCTGCCCGACCGGCGGCATCGGCGAGGCCAATGCGGCGAGCTGGCTCGCCGAGCCCAACGTGGTTGCGGTCGGCGGCTCCTGGCTGTGCCCGACGGCAGAGATCCGGGCCGGGAACTGGGCTGGCATAACAGCCATCTGCCAGCGCACCCTGAAAGCCCTGAAAGCCGCGTGA